The following coding sequences are from one Bos taurus isolate L1 Dominette 01449 registration number 42190680 breed Hereford chromosome 26, ARS-UCD2.0, whole genome shotgun sequence window:
- the UBE2D1 gene encoding ubiquitin-conjugating enzyme E2 D1 isoform X2: protein MGPPDSAYQGGVFFLTVHFPTDYPFKPPKIAFTTKIYHPNINSNGSICLDILRSQWSPALTVSKVLLSICSLLCDPNPDDPLVPDIAQIYKSDKEKYNRHAREWTQKYAM from the exons ATGGGGCCT CCTGATAGCGCATATCAAGGTGGAGTCTTCTTTCTCACTGTACATTTTCCGACAGACTATCCTTTTAAACCACcaaag atTGCTTTCACAACAAAAATTTACCATCCAAACATAAACAGTAATGGAAGTATTTGTCTTGATATCCTGAGGTCACAATGGTCACCAGCTCTGACTGTGTCAAAAG TTTTATTGTCCATATGTTCTCTGCTTTGTGACCCTAATCCAGATGATCCCTTAGTACCAGATATTGCTCAAATctataaatcagacaaagaaaa ATACAACAGACACGCAAGAGAATGGACTCAGAAATATGCAATGTAA
- the UBE2D1 gene encoding ubiquitin-conjugating enzyme E2 D1, protein MALKRIQKELSDLQRDPPAHCSAGPVGDDLFHWQATIMGPPDSAYQGGVFFLTVHFPTDYPFKPPKIAFTTKIYHPNINSNGSICLDILRSQWSPALTVSKVLLSICSLLCDPNPDDPLVPDIAQIYKSDKEKYNRHAREWTQKYAM, encoded by the exons GAGTTAAGTGATCTACAACGTGACCCACCTGCTCACTGTTCGGCTGGACCTGTGGGAGATGACT TGTTCCACTGGCAAGCAACTATTATGGGGCCT CCTGATAGCGCATATCAAGGTGGAGTCTTCTTTCTCACTGTACATTTTCCGACAGACTATCCTTTTAAACCACcaaag atTGCTTTCACAACAAAAATTTACCATCCAAACATAAACAGTAATGGAAGTATTTGTCTTGATATCCTGAGGTCACAATGGTCACCAGCTCTGACTGTGTCAAAAG TTTTATTGTCCATATGTTCTCTGCTTTGTGACCCTAATCCAGATGATCCCTTAGTACCAGATATTGCTCAAATctataaatcagacaaagaaaa ATACAACAGACACGCAAGAGAATGGACTCAGAAATATGCAATGTAA